A single Lactuca sativa cultivar Salinas chromosome 8, Lsat_Salinas_v11, whole genome shotgun sequence DNA region contains:
- the LOC111917954 gene encoding serine/threonine-protein phosphatase PP2A-2 catalytic subunit isoform X1, whose protein sequence is MPSQADLDRQIEQLMECKPLTESEVKTLCEQARTILVEEWNVQPVKCPVTVCGDIHGQFYDLVELFRIGGNPPDTNYLFMGDYVDRGYYSVETVTLLVALKVRYRDRLTILRGNHESRQITQVYGFYDECLRKYGNANVWKHFTDLFDYLPLTALIESQIFCLHGGLSPSLDTLDNIRALDRIQEVPHEGPMCDLLWSDPDDRCGWGISPRGAGYTFGQDIATQFNHTNGLSLISRAHQLVMEGFNWCQDKNVVTVFSAPNYCYRCGNMAAILEISDNMEQNFLQFDPAPKQIEPDTSRKTPDYFL, encoded by the exons ATGCCGTCGCAGGCGGATCTAGATCGACAGATAGAGCAGCTGATGGAGTGCAAGCCGTTAACGGAATCGGAGGTAAAAACGCTTTGTGAGCAGGCCAGGACTATACTTGTCGAGGAATGGAATGTGCAGCCGGTGAAGTGTCCGGTGACGGTGTGCGGTGATATTCATGGTCAATTTTACGATCTGGTTGAGCTGTTTCGGATTGGTGGAAATCCCCCTGATACCAATTATCTCTTCATGGGTGATTATGTTG ATCGCGGGTATTATTCAGTGGAAACTGTCACACTCTTGGTGGCTCTAAAAGTTCGTTATAGAGACAGGCTTACCATTCTTAGAGGAAATCATGAAAGTCGCCAAATTACTCAAGT aTATGGTTTCTATGATGAATGTTTGAGGAAATACGGAAATGCAAATGTTTGGAAGCATTTCACAGACCTTTTCGATTACTTACCTCTTACAGCACTCATTGAAAGCCAG ATCTTTTGCTTACATGGCGGGCTTTCACCATCATTGGATACTCTAGACAATATCCGCGCCTTGGACCGAATCCAAGAG gtcCCACATGAAGGGCCGATGTGTGATCTGTTATGGTCTGATCCAGATGACAGATGTGGGTGGGGGATATCGCCACGTGGCGCAGGGTATACATTTGGACAAGACATAGCAACACAGTTTAATCATACGAATGGCCTCTCTCTCATCTCAAGAGCACACCAGCTTGTCATGGAGGGTTTCAACTGGTGCCAG GATAAAAATGTGGTGACAGTATTTAGTGCACCAAACTACTGTTATCGATGTGGAAACATGGCGGCTATTTTGGAAATTAGTGACAACATGGAACAAAACTTTCTTCAGTTTGATCCAGCCCCAAAGCAAATTGAACCCGATACTTCTCGAAAGACACctgattattttttataa
- the LOC111917954 gene encoding serine/threonine-protein phosphatase PP2A-2 catalytic subunit isoform X2, with the protein MPSQADLDRQIEQLMECKPLTESEVKTLCEQARTILVEEWNVQPVKCPVTVCGDIHGQFYDLVELFRIGGNPPDTNYLFMGDYVDRGYYSVETVTLLVALKVRYRDRLTILRGNHESRQITQVYGFYDECLRKYGNANVWKHFTDLFDYLPLTALIESQTISAPWTESKRSHMKGRCVICYGLIQMTDVGGGYRHVAQGIHLDKT; encoded by the exons ATGCCGTCGCAGGCGGATCTAGATCGACAGATAGAGCAGCTGATGGAGTGCAAGCCGTTAACGGAATCGGAGGTAAAAACGCTTTGTGAGCAGGCCAGGACTATACTTGTCGAGGAATGGAATGTGCAGCCGGTGAAGTGTCCGGTGACGGTGTGCGGTGATATTCATGGTCAATTTTACGATCTGGTTGAGCTGTTTCGGATTGGTGGAAATCCCCCTGATACCAATTATCTCTTCATGGGTGATTATGTTG ATCGCGGGTATTATTCAGTGGAAACTGTCACACTCTTGGTGGCTCTAAAAGTTCGTTATAGAGACAGGCTTACCATTCTTAGAGGAAATCATGAAAGTCGCCAAATTACTCAAGT aTATGGTTTCTATGATGAATGTTTGAGGAAATACGGAAATGCAAATGTTTGGAAGCATTTCACAGACCTTTTCGATTACTTACCTCTTACAGCACTCATTGAAAGCCAG ACAATATCCGCGCCTTGGACCGAATCCAAGAG gtcCCACATGAAGGGCCGATGTGTGATCTGTTATGGTCTGATCCAGATGACAGATGTGGGTGGGGGATATCGCCACGTGGCGCAGGGTATACATTTGGACAAGACATAG